A DNA window from Vagococcus penaei contains the following coding sequences:
- the menH gene encoding 2-succinyl-6-hydroxy-2,4-cyclohexadiene-1-carboxylate synthase: MQLVVDDVSYHAKWLTSYKHQQPTLVCLHGFTSTHQTFAFLTQSAEMAGYNLLAFDLIGHGKSDSPAMAAPYTYQMVLKVIAQLLDQLGLAQVAILGYSMGARVAIGFTISYPERVSRLIIESGTPGLKTSTERQTRRQSDERLAERILTEGVPAFVDFWGNLPLFDTQKNLPKRVRDRVRLERLSQSAQGLANSLRFMGTGSMPNYWPRLASLKIVPVAIIVGERDTKFCRIADAIHHQLPTSQIICVPDAGHCVHLERPDQIAYLVTQLMEGIV, from the coding sequence ATGCAGTTAGTCGTTGATGACGTTAGCTATCATGCTAAGTGGTTGACATCTTACAAGCATCAGCAACCAACGTTAGTCTGTTTACATGGTTTTACTAGTACGCATCAAACGTTTGCTTTTTTGACTCAATCTGCCGAGATGGCAGGTTATAATCTTCTAGCATTTGATTTAATTGGTCATGGTAAGAGTGATTCACCGGCTATGGCAGCTCCATATACTTATCAAATGGTTTTAAAAGTTATCGCTCAATTACTTGATCAGTTAGGTTTAGCACAGGTCGCTATTTTAGGTTATTCGATGGGAGCGCGTGTGGCGATAGGTTTTACCATTAGCTACCCAGAACGTGTCAGTCGGCTAATCATCGAAAGTGGCACACCAGGATTGAAGACATCAACTGAACGACAAACAAGACGTCAAAGTGACGAACGTTTAGCTGAACGGATTTTGACAGAAGGGGTTCCTGCTTTTGTGGATTTTTGGGGAAATTTACCGCTATTTGATACGCAAAAAAACTTGCCTAAAAGGGTTCGTGACCGTGTACGTTTAGAGCGTTTAAGTCAGTCAGCTCAAGGTCTAGCTAATAGTTTACGTTTTATGGGGACTGGTAGTATGCCTAACTATTGGCCCCGATTAGCCAGCCTAAAAATAGTGCCAGTTGCGATTATTGTTGGCGAACGAGACACGAAATTTTGTAGAATTGCTGATGCCATCCATCACCAACTACCAACTAGTCAAATCATCTGTGTTCCAGATGCCGGTCATTGCGTTCATTTAGAACGACCTGACCAAATTGCGTATCTGGTGACTCAGTTAATGGAGGGAATAGTTTAG
- a CDS encoding GNAT family N-acetyltransferase, with protein MIESKILLTKRLSLRPWRLSDAKDLYRYASDERIGPRAGWPVHTSIEMSQEVILNVLQVKESYAICLIDEPNHIIGSIGLKSREGAVNEAEIGYWLAVPFWGKGYMPEAVDALIDHSFSNLQLETLWCGSYEGNQQSSHVQKKCGFQYAYTLNESDVPFLGVTRKEHFTKLTRQEWHERRSR; from the coding sequence ATGATAGAAAGCAAAATTTTACTTACCAAACGCTTATCTTTAAGACCTTGGCGACTATCAGATGCAAAAGACTTGTATCGTTATGCATCTGATGAGCGGATTGGTCCACGTGCTGGTTGGCCAGTACATACTAGCATTGAAATGAGTCAAGAAGTTATTCTCAATGTTTTACAGGTTAAAGAATCGTATGCAATTTGTCTAATTGATGAGCCAAATCATATCATTGGAAGTATCGGACTTAAATCTCGAGAAGGTGCGGTTAATGAAGCAGAGATTGGCTATTGGTTAGCAGTTCCTTTTTGGGGTAAGGGGTATATGCCAGAAGCAGTTGATGCTCTAATAGACCATAGTTTTTCCAATTTACAGTTAGAAACTTTATGGTGTGGTTCTTATGAAGGCAACCAACAATCATCTCACGTACAAAAGAAATGCGGGTTTCAATATGCCTATACTCTTAATGAATCTGACGTACCCTTTTTAGGTGTTACAAGGAAAGAGCACTTTACAAAATTAACACGCCAAGAATGGCATGAACGGAGGAGTCGTTAA
- a CDS encoding bacteriocin immunity protein encodes MFAQKKPQLTIQMLKQLNIVCEDPEMQSYQKILGYLTQARQQLQTASHPQALASQLCRQLEYELWEDGKVPESLITLYYQMMHHCKTYRAVGISALLTPFWFRGL; translated from the coding sequence TTGTTTGCCCAAAAAAAGCCCCAATTAACGATTCAGATGCTTAAACAACTCAACATTGTTTGTGAAGATCCAGAAATGCAATCTTATCAAAAAATTTTAGGCTATTTAACTCAAGCACGTCAGCAGCTACAGACGGCTAGCCATCCTCAAGCGTTAGCTAGTCAACTATGTCGGCAACTGGAATATGAATTGTGGGAAGATGGGAAAGTGCCAGAATCCTTAATTACTTTGTATTATCAGATGATGCACCACTGTAAAACGTATCGTGCGGTTGGTATATCAGCCTTATTAACGCCTTTTTGGTTTCGAGGATTGTAA
- the menC gene encoding o-succinylbenzoate synthase: MKIEQITIKSVALPFVTPIQTSYGCLTHKYADIIIITDELGNQGYGELTALDEPTYIEETLATERIISQQFLQPLLQGVILDHPEQVSDLFAPVKGHYMAKASLEMAVWDLYAKRHEKRLMDLIGGTKEQIPVGISLGMERELPNLLARVADYQYQGYQRIKLKVNPQWDIVPVKAIRDAFPDLPLMVDANSSYRLEHLTQLQTLADLGVVMIEQPFGTYDFLDHAVLQRQINTRICLDENIRQVADCQLAYELGSCQSINLKLPRVGGITEALKIIKFCHNHDMLVWIGGMYETGIGRAFNLQFSSQSGLPFPGDLATSAHYFKQDIINEEFTLTDGFMEVPITNGIGVTLK, encoded by the coding sequence ATGAAAATTGAACAAATAACGATCAAATCAGTTGCATTACCATTTGTAACACCTATTCAAACGAGTTATGGTTGTTTAACCCATAAATATGCGGACATTATCATTATTACAGACGAATTAGGAAATCAAGGGTACGGGGAATTAACAGCGCTTGATGAACCGACCTATATTGAAGAAACTTTAGCAACAGAGCGAATAATCAGCCAACAATTTTTGCAACCACTATTACAAGGAGTGATCCTTGACCATCCAGAGCAGGTAAGTGACCTATTCGCTCCGGTTAAAGGGCATTATATGGCTAAAGCAAGCTTAGAGATGGCAGTATGGGATCTTTATGCGAAACGCCATGAAAAGCGTCTAATGGACTTAATAGGTGGTACTAAAGAGCAAATCCCTGTTGGCATTAGTCTAGGTATGGAAAGAGAGTTGCCAAATCTTTTGGCGCGTGTGGCTGACTATCAGTATCAAGGTTACCAACGTATCAAATTAAAAGTTAATCCACAGTGGGATATCGTACCAGTTAAAGCTATTCGTGACGCTTTTCCTGATTTACCTTTAATGGTGGATGCTAACTCAAGTTATCGCTTAGAACATCTCACACAACTACAGACATTAGCAGACTTAGGGGTAGTTATGATTGAGCAGCCATTCGGTACGTATGACTTTCTCGACCATGCCGTACTACAACGGCAAATCAATACACGGATTTGTTTGGATGAAAATATCCGTCAAGTAGCAGATTGTCAGTTAGCTTACGAACTAGGAAGTTGTCAAAGTATTAATTTGAAATTACCACGTGTGGGAGGTATTACTGAGGCTTTGAAGATTATCAAATTTTGTCATAATCATGATATGTTAGTTTGGATAGGTGGTATGTATGAAACGGGTATTGGTCGTGCGTTTAATCTTCAATTTTCATCACAATCAGGGTTACCATTTCCAGGTGATCTAGCAACGAGTGCACATTATTTTAAGCAAGATATTATTAATGAGGAATTCACTCTGACGGATGGGTTCATGGAGGTACCAATTACTAATGGAATAGGTGTCACACTTAAATAA
- a CDS encoding double zinc ribbon domain-containing protein, translated as MYCRQCGNKNGRTTTFCINCGNVLVSIASQEESATFYRCPYCKKQTATQDPFCEGCGYNFTTRKPATKRQQKYLRPETRRLKSNLMLLFNLCLLVLIVLFVIVYASFGR; from the coding sequence ATGTATTGTCGACAATGTGGCAATAAAAATGGTCGAACAACTACTTTTTGTATTAATTGTGGTAATGTATTAGTGTCAATAGCTAGTCAAGAAGAGAGCGCAACTTTTTATCGTTGCCCTTATTGTAAAAAACAAACGGCTACTCAGGATCCATTTTGCGAAGGGTGTGGTTATAATTTTACGACAAGAAAGCCAGCAACAAAGCGACAACAAAAGTATTTACGACCAGAAACGAGACGGCTGAAATCTAATTTAATGTTGCTTTTCAACCTATGTTTACTTGTTTTAATAGTATTGTTTGTTATTGTTTATGCGTCATTTGGTCGATAA
- a CDS encoding isochorismate synthase, producing the protein MEVTELDKVKALLEDGQDYVSLVVSESKQSLTPLAYFQGSDTHNIPERWYFETPDRQSAYAGFGSVKTLTGGDAQADAIRLWGQKQRVVTIPIEHQPVAMPQLVGALSFMPYAEEDEIWGELSRGYFFVPSIQVMQLADKLINVINFSQEDKLSLDQVAQERLALLHKLEQTAQHFVNQTVTVINEREVGVTDWLELVERGVSTIKSHEGLDKVVVARTLELETAEILSIPTVVTQLREQQPNIYVFALTYGTKGFVGATPERLLKATDETFMTASVAGSTPRGVTQEEDSRLGQQLLNDMKNRGEHRIVVDRIVADLENLSGTPIQLAKPSLLKNRDIQHLFLPIEASRATDTSLLDGIIALHPTPALGGEPKDKALAFLAQYEPFQRGLYGAPIGWYGLGQDIGEFVVGIRSALIDGEKSVLYAGCGIVAESEPELERQETRVKFQPMRRGIGGMEQ; encoded by the coding sequence ATGGAAGTCACAGAATTAGATAAAGTGAAGGCTTTGTTAGAGGATGGTCAAGATTATGTTAGCTTAGTTGTTTCAGAGTCTAAACAAAGTCTTACTCCATTGGCATATTTTCAAGGTAGTGACACGCATAACATACCTGAGCGTTGGTATTTTGAAACACCAGACCGCCAGTCAGCTTACGCAGGATTTGGGTCAGTTAAGACTTTGACGGGAGGTGACGCACAGGCTGATGCAATCCGTTTATGGGGCCAAAAACAGCGTGTAGTGACGATTCCTATTGAGCATCAGCCGGTCGCTATGCCACAACTAGTTGGTGCATTATCATTTATGCCATATGCTGAAGAAGATGAGATTTGGGGTGAACTTAGTCGCGGTTATTTCTTTGTTCCGAGCATTCAAGTGATGCAATTAGCTGATAAGCTAATCAACGTGATTAATTTTTCTCAAGAAGATAAACTATCTTTAGACCAAGTAGCTCAAGAACGATTAGCCTTGTTACACAAGCTAGAGCAAACCGCACAACATTTTGTTAATCAAACAGTGACTGTGATTAATGAGCGTGAAGTTGGCGTCACAGATTGGTTAGAGTTAGTTGAGCGTGGTGTTTCAACGATTAAGAGTCATGAGGGGTTAGACAAAGTCGTTGTAGCTAGGACGCTAGAACTGGAAACAGCCGAGATACTATCAATACCAACAGTGGTAACGCAACTGAGAGAGCAACAGCCGAATATTTATGTCTTTGCTTTAACTTATGGAACTAAAGGATTTGTTGGTGCGACTCCGGAACGTTTATTAAAAGCGACAGATGAGACCTTTATGACTGCAAGTGTTGCTGGTTCAACGCCTCGGGGAGTGACACAAGAAGAAGATAGTCGTTTAGGTCAACAGTTGTTAAATGATATGAAAAATCGCGGAGAACACCGAATTGTTGTTGATCGAATTGTCGCAGATTTAGAAAACTTGTCAGGGACGCCAATCCAATTAGCTAAGCCAAGTCTTTTGAAAAATCGAGATATTCAGCACTTATTCTTGCCCATTGAAGCGAGTCGAGCGACTGATACCTCTTTACTTGATGGGATTATCGCTTTGCATCCAACTCCAGCATTGGGTGGCGAGCCGAAAGATAAGGCTCTGGCTTTCTTAGCTCAATATGAACCGTTTCAGCGGGGGTTGTATGGGGCACCAATCGGTTGGTATGGTCTAGGACAAGATATTGGCGAATTTGTCGTCGGTATTCGCTCAGCACTAATTGATGGGGAAAAAAGTGTCCTCTATGCTGGCTGTGGTATTGTCGCAGAATCAGAACCAGAACTAGAACGTCAAGAGACACGCGTGAAGTTTCAACCAATGCGCCGAGGAATAGGAGGAATGGAACAATGA
- a CDS encoding PH domain-containing protein: MSERRRYHPLALALHLFKGLKNSFVLIIMIAVSSYFFDTSLKKTLAISAIIGLIVLSAIWKYVTETYVIRSYEMVLYRGIFFKKEIVIPYERIQTMKQKQWFFLQPFGIVELLIETGGGGAEPEASMPAVSQELLDIIERHRRNETVAVATSEEDRSECRDDVDDVLVTQLVENELATVTKSEPHYQVSNRDILVFGVTDLGIFTVAFAIFFFIDDFLPHNWLEKVTDISSDLVKVGWVFFIGLIFVLVIVLAAISVIRQFIVYYRFIVQRDKDALIIESGLFERGTQKIPLHKIQGVRLRQQVLRRLFGLVSVELLLASGQDDTQDDHKLYLLPIIAHKKVYTELAYLLPEWQIETPDLHYLPKHRVWYFWRWWLLASIIVTGIGTYFNRWVLVGGLMAAIITFILAWLKAKNQSYAIQNRTRLCTQCYKGVTCELTFFERRRIQSIELATSKWLFPKGVGQLTFWLKCGSGSEDIVLKYLPIPDLVKLKAFYRQKADTTF, translated from the coding sequence ATGTCTGAGCGACGGAGATATCATCCGCTAGCGCTAGCATTGCATTTGTTTAAAGGTTTAAAAAATTCATTTGTATTAATCATTATGATTGCTGTTTCGTCTTATTTTTTTGATACTTCTTTGAAAAAAACATTGGCAATTAGTGCGATTATTGGGTTGATAGTCTTATCAGCTATTTGGAAATACGTAACAGAGACTTACGTTATTCGGTCGTATGAGATGGTTTTATATCGTGGCATCTTTTTTAAAAAAGAAATCGTGATTCCTTACGAGCGTATTCAGACGATGAAGCAAAAGCAGTGGTTCTTTTTACAACCTTTTGGCATTGTTGAATTATTAATCGAAACAGGTGGCGGTGGTGCTGAGCCAGAAGCCAGTATGCCTGCTGTTAGTCAAGAATTGCTTGACATTATTGAGCGACATCGACGTAATGAAACTGTTGCTGTTGCAACGAGTGAAGAAGACCGTTCAGAGTGTCGTGACGATGTGGATGATGTATTAGTCACTCAACTAGTAGAAAATGAGTTAGCAACTGTTACCAAATCTGAGCCGCATTATCAAGTATCTAACCGCGACATACTTGTTTTTGGTGTAACCGACTTAGGTATTTTTACTGTGGCTTTTGCGATATTCTTTTTTATTGATGACTTTCTACCTCATAATTGGCTAGAAAAGGTAACGGATATCTCGAGTGATTTAGTCAAAGTTGGTTGGGTATTTTTCATTGGGCTGATTTTTGTGCTAGTTATTGTTTTAGCAGCAATATCGGTTATCAGACAATTTATCGTGTACTATCGTTTTATTGTGCAACGTGACAAAGACGCGTTAATTATTGAAAGTGGCTTATTTGAGCGTGGTACACAAAAAATTCCTTTGCACAAAATTCAAGGAGTTCGTTTACGTCAACAAGTACTGCGCCGTTTGTTTGGACTTGTTTCAGTTGAATTACTTCTAGCTAGCGGTCAGGATGATACCCAAGATGATCATAAATTATATTTATTACCAATTATTGCCCATAAAAAAGTGTACACAGAACTAGCTTATTTATTGCCGGAATGGCAGATTGAAACACCTGATTTACACTATCTACCAAAACATCGTGTCTGGTATTTTTGGCGTTGGTGGTTGTTAGCGAGCATTATTGTGACAGGAATAGGTACCTATTTTAATCGTTGGGTGCTAGTTGGAGGTTTAATGGCAGCAATTATCACGTTTATATTGGCTTGGTTAAAAGCAAAAAATCAAAGCTATGCTATTCAAAATCGGACTAGACTATGTACGCAGTGCTATAAAGGTGTAACTTGTGAGCTGACGTTTTTTGAGCGTCGGCGAATTCAATCGATTGAACTAGCAACATCCAAGTGGCTCTTTCCTAAAGGTGTTGGTCAGTTAACGTTTTGGTTAAAGTGTGGATCTGGCTCGGAAGATATTGTACTAAAGTATTTACCGATACCTGATTTAGTTAAATTAAAAGCTTTTTATCGTCAAAAAGCGGATACGACCTTCTAG
- a CDS encoding peptidase U32 family protein, whose protein sequence is MTTLKRPEVLAPAGTLEKLKVAIRYGADAVYIGGNAFGLRSRAGNFTYEEMAEGVQFAKEHNAKVYVAANMVTHEFDAEGAGEFFRELRDVGINAVIVSDPALIEICITEAPGLPVHLSTQSSATNYETLEFWKNEGLERVVLAREVSMDEVAKIREHTDVEIEAFIHGAMCISYSGRCTLSNHMSHRDANRGGCSQSCRWKYDLFDMPFVNERQSLTESGEVVEPFSMSAVDMSMIEHIPDLIQNGVDSLKIEGRMKSIHYVSTVSNVYKAAVDSYMADPENYECKQEWIDELWKVAQRELATGFYYGTPSEDEQLFGKRRKIPVHKFIGEVLAYDETTKIATVQQRNHFRLNDAVEFYGPGFNHFHQTITQMWNEEGEAIDKAPNAMMIVKMPVDQPVRPGDMLRKKK, encoded by the coding sequence ATGACAACATTAAAACGACCAGAAGTTTTAGCACCGGCGGGTACTTTAGAAAAATTAAAAGTCGCTATTCGTTATGGAGCAGATGCCGTCTATATTGGTGGTAATGCGTTTGGTTTAAGAAGTCGCGCAGGGAACTTCACATATGAAGAAATGGCTGAAGGAGTTCAATTTGCTAAAGAGCACAATGCTAAAGTCTATGTGGCTGCGAATATGGTGACACATGAATTTGATGCAGAAGGAGCAGGAGAATTTTTTCGGGAACTTCGTGATGTCGGTATTAATGCCGTCATTGTGTCTGATCCGGCATTAATCGAAATTTGTATTACTGAAGCACCAGGTTTACCTGTTCATTTATCAACACAGTCTTCAGCAACAAATTACGAAACGCTTGAATTTTGGAAAAATGAGGGACTAGAACGTGTCGTTTTAGCGCGTGAAGTTTCAATGGATGAAGTTGCTAAAATTCGTGAGCATACAGATGTTGAAATTGAGGCATTTATTCATGGCGCAATGTGTATTTCCTATTCGGGACGTTGCACCTTATCCAATCATATGTCGCATCGTGACGCAAATCGTGGCGGTTGTTCACAGTCATGTCGTTGGAAGTATGACTTATTTGATATGCCTTTTGTGAATGAACGTCAAAGTTTAACGGAAAGTGGCGAAGTTGTGGAGCCTTTTTCAATGAGTGCGGTTGATATGTCAATGATTGAACATATTCCTGATTTAATTCAAAATGGGGTTGATAGTCTAAAAATCGAGGGACGCATGAAATCGATTCACTACGTGTCGACAGTATCTAATGTGTATAAAGCAGCTGTTGATAGCTACATGGCAGATCCAGAAAATTATGAGTGTAAACAAGAATGGATTGACGAATTATGGAAAGTCGCACAACGCGAATTAGCCACTGGTTTTTACTATGGCACACCGTCAGAAGACGAGCAGTTATTTGGTAAACGTCGAAAAATTCCTGTCCACAAATTTATTGGTGAAGTTTTAGCGTATGACGAAACAACAAAAATTGCAACGGTACAACAACGGAATCATTTTAGGTTAAATGATGCAGTCGAGTTTTATGGTCCAGGGTTTAATCATTTCCATCAGACAATTACTCAGATGTGGAATGAAGAGGGTGAGGCAATTGATAAAGCACCAAATGCTATGATGATTGTCAAAATGCCAGTTGATCAACCCGTTCGACCTGGTGACATGCTGCGCAAGAAAAAGTAG
- a CDS encoding PH domain-containing protein has translation MKDYPLLVNKLPITIKKVWHLSNLIGTVIMLVVGVTLVIGLHLFNWWSPLWFWLALGYFIVIILLGIGSALLVPYRYAFHRYEVSSDDLAFQDGYFFRHITYVPINRIQHIETTQGPLLRHEGLMELVIQTAATRHKISGLTVESATTMREHIIELVKVAKEDV, from the coding sequence GTGAAAGATTATCCGCTATTAGTGAATAAATTACCCATAACAATTAAAAAGGTCTGGCATTTAAGTAATCTCATTGGGACGGTCATTATGCTAGTTGTCGGTGTTACATTAGTTATCGGCTTACATCTTTTTAACTGGTGGAGTCCATTATGGTTTTGGCTTGCGCTCGGCTATTTTATCGTGATTATTCTTTTAGGAATTGGTAGTGCATTGTTGGTGCCATATCGTTACGCGTTTCATCGCTACGAGGTTAGCTCGGATGATCTAGCCTTCCAAGATGGTTATTTTTTCCGCCACATAACTTATGTGCCAATTAATCGAATCCAACATATTGAAACGACACAGGGACCGCTGTTACGTCACGAGGGCTTAATGGAGCTTGTGATTCAGACAGCAGCGACTCGTCATAAAATTTCAGGCTTAACAGTTGAATCAGCAACTACTATGCGTGAGCATATTATTGAGCTAGTAAAGGTGGCGAAAGAAGATGTCTGA
- the menD gene encoding 2-succinyl-5-enolpyruvyl-6-hydroxy-3-cyclohexene-1-carboxylic-acid synthase has protein sequence MSYQEQLTDFLRSAINGLLNRGVNQVVISPGSRSTPLALLLHQSEDIETFIGVDERSSAFLALGLSKSSQQPVALLCTSGTAAANYYPAICEAMASHVPLIVLTTDRPHELRHVGAPQTMNQTDLFGEHTKAFIDMSLPDNTEVMLDYAFWQVARLTDVAMQLPKGPVQINFPLREPLLPDLERQPVPMPNLAVIGGEAILSDATISDICDQLQSKKGVIVVGGEKTLSAAAELVALADALQWPIIGDPLTNLVSCGHVSDCIMSHSDLFIPYVTQSKPEVVLRFGKLPISKEVMLWLDQLTLVDTPMYLVDELGGWEDQLKRSQVIIQASEQWFVQKLLATTLVPTDTNWLAEWKNWQKVTKTVIAEHAIATDLTEPAVALTIHETMADFGQLFVSNSMAIRHLDRFTSPREQAYKIFGNRGVNGIDGVVSTAMGMALMNPNHSNLLLIGDLAMYHDMNGLMWAKHYSIPLTIVLVNNNGGGIFSYLSQQSLTEEEFEPLFGTPIDLDGRTMAQLYGADYQEATTVTELRDMLTLANATPGFRVIEVKTSRPHNVLAFNHVKEAIKEAVTCS, from the coding sequence ATGAGTTATCAAGAACAATTGACCGATTTTTTACGGTCAGCCATCAATGGGTTATTAAATCGTGGCGTGAATCAAGTGGTAATTAGTCCAGGTTCTCGGTCAACCCCATTAGCATTATTGCTACACCAATCCGAAGACATTGAGACTTTTATTGGTGTGGATGAACGCTCATCAGCCTTTTTAGCATTAGGCTTAAGTAAATCAAGTCAACAGCCAGTTGCCTTACTTTGTACATCGGGGACAGCCGCAGCTAATTACTATCCAGCTATTTGTGAAGCTATGGCTAGTCATGTTCCATTAATTGTTTTAACTACTGATCGTCCACATGAGTTACGGCATGTCGGGGCACCGCAAACGATGAATCAAACTGATTTATTTGGTGAGCACACAAAGGCATTTATTGATATGAGTTTGCCAGATAATACGGAAGTTATGTTGGACTATGCTTTTTGGCAAGTTGCGCGTTTGACAGATGTTGCGATGCAATTACCTAAGGGGCCTGTGCAAATTAATTTCCCTTTACGTGAACCATTGTTACCTGATTTAGAGCGTCAACCGGTCCCTATGCCTAACTTAGCAGTTATTGGTGGTGAAGCAATTTTGAGTGATGCGACGATTTCCGATATTTGCGACCAGTTGCAAAGTAAAAAAGGTGTCATTGTTGTCGGGGGTGAGAAGACACTGAGCGCAGCAGCGGAACTAGTCGCATTAGCTGATGCGTTGCAGTGGCCCATCATTGGAGATCCACTAACTAATTTAGTGAGTTGTGGTCATGTTAGTGACTGTATCATGAGTCATAGCGATTTGTTTATTCCATATGTCACACAGAGTAAGCCAGAGGTTGTTTTACGTTTTGGTAAGTTACCAATCTCAAAAGAAGTCATGTTATGGTTGGATCAACTGACTTTAGTTGATACACCAATGTATTTAGTCGATGAACTAGGTGGCTGGGAAGACCAATTAAAACGGAGTCAGGTAATTATTCAAGCATCTGAACAGTGGTTTGTCCAAAAACTTTTGGCAACAACACTTGTTCCAACAGACACTAACTGGTTAGCAGAATGGAAGAATTGGCAAAAGGTAACAAAAACGGTTATTGCTGAGCATGCTATTGCAACAGATTTAACAGAACCTGCCGTTGCCCTGACGATTCATGAGACTATGGCCGATTTTGGTCAGCTTTTTGTCTCAAATAGTATGGCGATTCGTCATCTTGACCGTTTTACGTCTCCAAGAGAACAAGCCTATAAAATTTTTGGTAATCGAGGGGTCAATGGCATTGATGGTGTCGTATCGACTGCTATGGGAATGGCACTCATGAATCCTAATCATAGTAATTTGTTATTAATTGGTGACTTGGCAATGTACCATGATATGAATGGATTAATGTGGGCGAAACATTATTCAATTCCTTTAACGATTGTCTTAGTTAATAATAATGGCGGTGGTATTTTTTCTTATCTATCCCAACAATCATTGACAGAAGAAGAATTTGAACCATTATTTGGGACACCCATTGATTTGGATGGCCGGACAATGGCTCAATTATATGGGGCTGATTATCAAGAAGCAACGACAGTGACAGAGTTGCGTGACATGTTGACACTAGCCAATGCAACTCCAGGATTTCGAGTTATCGAAGTCAAAACTAGTCGACCACATAATGTTTTAGCTTTTAATCATGTGAAAGAAGCAATTAAAGAGGCAGTCACATGCAGTTAG
- a CDS encoding peptidase U32 family protein: MIEISVTVESISQAKVLVDRDIDYLYTGDAEFGLRLPKHFSRSELQELTILAHEKGKKIRVAVNAIMHPERMEKIGDYLTFLQEIGVDDIVVGDPGVIYVLARDGYDLPFIYDAATMVTSSRQINFWAKKGAQGAVLAREIPFTELKQLRQELMVPGEILVYGATCIHQSKRPLLENYFHFIQSNEDTSKERGLFIAEPKEETTHYSIYEDQHGTHIFNTNDVNLMKEVGELAEAQLTSWKLDGIYTPGNQFVTIVDYFIEAKHLIEANQWTEQEATRLNGLVVAAHPNNRGLDEGFYYLDPDDIR; encoded by the coding sequence ATGATAGAAATCAGTGTAACTGTGGAATCAATTTCACAAGCAAAAGTTTTGGTTGACCGTGATATTGATTATTTATATACAGGTGATGCAGAGTTTGGCTTACGCTTGCCAAAACATTTTTCACGTTCTGAATTACAAGAATTGACGATATTGGCACATGAAAAAGGTAAAAAAATCCGTGTCGCGGTTAATGCGATTATGCATCCAGAACGCATGGAAAAAATTGGGGATTATCTTACCTTTTTACAAGAGATTGGTGTCGATGATATTGTAGTAGGTGATCCGGGTGTTATTTATGTTTTAGCACGTGATGGATATGATTTACCCTTTATTTATGATGCAGCGACAATGGTGACTAGTTCACGACAAATTAATTTTTGGGCGAAAAAAGGTGCACAAGGGGCTGTTTTAGCTCGAGAAATTCCTTTTACGGAATTAAAACAATTACGCCAAGAATTAATGGTTCCTGGAGAAATCCTAGTTTATGGTGCAACCTGTATTCATCAATCGAAACGCCCCTTGTTAGAAAATTATTTTCATTTTATTCAATCAAATGAAGACACTAGTAAAGAGCGTGGCTTGTTTATTGCCGAACCCAAAGAAGAAACGACACACTATTCCATTTATGAGGATCAACATGGTACACACATTTTTAATACTAATGATGTCAATTTAATGAAAGAAGTTGGAGAATTGGCTGAGGCACAACTAACTTCATGGAAATTAGATGGAATTTATACACCAGGTAATCAATTTGTCACGATTGTTGATTATTTTATTGAAGCAAAACATTTAATCGAGGCAAATCAGTGGACAGAACAAGAGGCAACGCGGTTAAATGGGTTAGTAGTGGCTGCTCATCCTAATAATCGTGGTTTAGACGAAGGTTTTTATTATTTAGACCCAGATGATATTAGATAG